In Deinococcus sp. JMULE3, the genomic window ACGCGAGCAGCAGACTGCCCACGACCGTGACGAGCGTGATGAGCACGCTGTTGAGGTAGAACTGCCCGAAGCCGGAGTTCGCGAAGATCTGGAAGACGCCCAGGAATTCCGCGCTGTCCTTCGGCGCGCCGGGCGCGGCGCCGGGGTTGTAGAAGTTGTCCAGCGTGAAGGTATGCACCCACCACGTGGGCGGGTTGCGCACGATCTCGGGGATGGTCTTGAAGGCGTTCGTGGCCATCCAGTAGTACGGGATCATGACGCTGACGGCCAGCAGGTAGAACGGCAGGCGCAGCAGGGTGCTCAGCAGGGGGTGTTGGCGTTCACCGACCATGGGGTCTCCTTTGGGGGGTGGCGTTCATACGGATTCCGTTTGTTTCGTGAACAGATCGGAACACCACCGATCTGTTCACTCCACGTCCGGAACCCGTTTTGCTCCTACTCGCTTCGCTCGGATTGAACGGCTTTGTAAGCCATTCAATCGGAGTCCGTATCAGTCGATGTCGTTGATGCGGCCGAGTTTCAGGTTCAGCAGGGTCAGGGCGAACAGCATCAGGAACAGGATCCAGGCGAGGGCCGAGGCCATGCCCATCTGCAGGTGCCGGAAGCCCAGGTCGTACAGGTACACGACGAGCGACAGGCCGCTGTCGAGGATGCCGCCCACGTTCGAGGTGTCGCTGAACAGGAAGTAGAACGAGAAGAACTCCTGGAACGCGCCGATCATGCTGGTGACCAGCACGAACAGCAGGGTGGGGCGCAGCAGCGGCAGCGTGATCCGCCAGAAGCGCTGCGTGGGGTTGGCGCCGTCGATGGCGGCCGCCTCGTAGATGTCGCCGGGAATGGAGCGCAGGCCCGCGACGAACAGGATCATGTTGTAGCCCATCAGGCCCCAGACGCCCAGCGCGATCAGGATCGGCACGGCGTACATGGGGGAGCCCAGGAAGCGCACGGGGTCGAGGCTCAGCCACTGGCGCAGGGTGTTGATCAGGCCGAAGTCCTCGCTGCTGAACAGCCACTTGAACACGCTGATCAGGCCCACGCCGCCCGCCACGGACGGCAGGAAGAAGCAGGCGCGCATGATCTGATCGCTCAGGCGCTGTCCGCCGAATACCAGGGCCAGCAGCAGGCCCAGCGTGGTGCTCAGCAGGGACGTGCCGACCATGTACGTGGCCGTGTTCGTCAGGGCCTTGACGAAGCGCGGATCGGCCAGCAGGGTGCGG contains:
- a CDS encoding carbohydrate ABC transporter permease, with product MTNHAPARVQNAAPPAPYRRAHPARRFLTQHAPALGLTLPFLILFALFGIWPVLRSLYLSFTDYDAISTPTLIGTANYRTLLADPRFVKALTNTATYMVGTSLLSTTLGLLLALVFGGQRLSDQIMRACFFLPSVAGGVGLISVFKWLFSSEDFGLINTLRQWLSLDPVRFLGSPMYAVPILIALGVWGLMGYNMILFVAGLRSIPGDIYEAAAIDGANPTQRFWRITLPLLRPTLLFVLVTSMIGAFQEFFSFYFLFSDTSNVGGILDSGLSLVVYLYDLGFRHLQMGMASALAWILFLMLFALTLLNLKLGRINDID